The DNA sequence TCCATGGGCTCGCTTTCTGCTGGTCAGTCCGCAACTGCTGGCCCATTTGAATTCACAGGAATTACGTGCAGTCGTAGCTCATGAAGCAGGACATCTCCGACGCTGGCATCTATTCTTCTATGCACTTGCTTTCCTTGGTTTTGTAGAGTTGCTTTTTCTGATTCTGGTTGGGGTGGAGTTTACCCAGTGGATCACAGGCTTTACACCGCCGGACTGGCTACAGGGATTTTTGTTGTTAGGGTTGCTAGCTTTATTTCTTAGGGGAGGAATAGGATTTCTGAGCAGAAATTTTGAGCGACAAGCTGATTGTAATGCCTTTATGAGATGTGGTTGGGAGCCTTTTGCCACTGCTTTGACTAAAGTTGGCTACCTTAACCGAATTGCCCTGCATCAAGACAACTGGCATCACTATGGGATTCAGCAGCGATTGGAATTTCTAAAACTCTGTGAAGAACAACCTGAGAGAGTTGCAAAGCACAACCAAAGAGTGAGAACGATCCAAGGTAGCTGTCTGTTACTCTTTGGTTTGTTACTCTCTGCGAGTGTTTATAGTACCTCCCAGCACGCTGAAGAGAGCTTGATTTTTTGGCGATTGGAAAACATCGTTTCGGAAACAACGCCAGCAGATGTAGGGTTGTTTATTCAGGCGGCAAATACATTCTACGAAAAGTCAGAGTTTGAGCGCGCCGAAGAACTCTATCGACAAGCCTTGGTCTGGGAACCTGAAAACCCAAGGGCGCTCAACAACTTGGCTTGGCTACTAACACAGCATTTTGCCGAGCAACCCCTAAAAGTGCAGGAGAGTGTAGCGCTTGCAGAGCGTGCAGCGGCATTACAGCCAGCTGCCTATATTTTGGATACCCTTGCAGAAAGCTATGCTCTTCAGGGACGCTGGCGAGAAGCAGCAGATACAGCCAAAACTGCTTTAGAACGAGCTGAATCTGACATCCGTAACGTAGATCACATGGGCCTCCGCTACTACCAAGACCGCATGGAACATTTCCAGCACACTCACCTCTAAGTTTTTTTTCTCGGCAAATCCCTCCTGCCGTTCGGGATTTTTCCCAATATTTCAGCCAACTGACTCACTAGAGAACAGACCTTGCGTTGGGTGCAAAGAATTCTTTGGGTGGTCTTCATCCTGAACCTGCTTGGACTGGCTGGGCTGACTGTTCTCTATTTTGGCGGACCTGGCTGGTTACAGGAGCAGTTGCCAAAAGCACTAGAGAAGCAGTTAGGACGTCCAGTCCAGCTCACACAGGTGCGAGTGGAGCCGCTTTCCCTCAAGTTGACACTGCAGGGGTTGGAAATCCGTGAGGCTGATAATTCAGAAACTTTTGTTTCCCTCGAGGAAATTGGGATTGATCTGAGTTGGAATAGCTTCTGGCAATGGGCTTTTGTTGTTGAAGAGGTTGAGCTGATCTCTCCCTACCTCAATGTCTCTCATCTTGGGGAACAGCGCCTCAATTTCTCCGACCTGATTGAGCAAATTGCAGCTCCTGAAACAGATCGAACTTCTTCCGTTCAAGAGGAAGCTAAGTTCCCTTTTGAAATTAGAACCATCGCAGTACGGCAGGGAAAATTGCGGTTTCAGGACGTGCCCCACGTGCAAACCTACAATATTTCTGGACTGAATTTTCGCCTCCCAGCAATCTCGTCATTTCATCTTCAACCAGCCCAGGCATCTGGCCCAGCAACTCTAGTTGCACAGCTAGGGGAAACTAGCCTGAGGGTGGTTGCGCAGGAATTCACTATTGCTCCCTCAGAGACCGTTCGTCTCGACGTTCAACTGAAGAATCTTTACCTGCCGGATTTTCAGCAGTATCTCCCTAAAGAGTGGACGCTTCAGCTTCAAGATGGGTTGGTTGACGCAGATCTCAAATTAGGATTTCAGGTTGACCCTTTTGAGAAGTTTGCACTCAGCGGAACTTTGCAAATTCAAAGACTCAGCATTCAGAACAGTCTTCCTGGTGAGGCTTCTAAAGGATTGCTGGAAATCAGCCATCTTCAGGTTCCAATTCCTAAAATTCAGGTATTCCCTAGCCTTCAGGTAGCTTTAGGGCAGGTCGAATTGCGTGAATTCGAAGCCTGGTTAACACGAACTGAGAATGGAGCTTTCTTCTGGGAACAGATTCTTCAAACAAAATCTGGAAATGCGGTTGAGGAAAGTCCAAGTGCGGAACAATTGTCAGTGGAGTTGGGAGGACTCCGTATCTCAAAAGGGAAGCTTCACTTTATCGATGAAAAGAGCCAGCCAGCAAAGGTTCAAGAATGGCAATTGGATCAATTTTCAGTTGGTGAACTGACGATGCCTGTTTCATCCCGAAAAACACCTCTGAGTTTGAATTTAGCTCGAATAGGTGGCCCTACTCTTTCGTTCGGGGGGTTTTTCAATCCAGGCACTCTCCTTAGTCAGGGACAATTAAATCTGAGGGAATTTGAACTTGCTGAACTCACACCATTTCTTGAAGGCGTAATACCTGTTGAAGTGAAAGGAAGTTTAGATCTGAAAACAGATTTTGAGTGGGATCCTGCGTCCCAATTTCCCAGACTGAAAAAGACCTCACTGCAGTTGGAAGATTTTCAGTTGGATCTAGGTCAAGAAACATGGCTACAGCTTGCTAGCCTGGATTTAAACAGTGACGAACTGAATCTGCCGGCAAAACAAGTTTCGATAAGCTCTCTCTCCTTGAAACAACCCCAATTTCTATTATATCTCGATGATGACTGGACCACTAATTGGAATCAACTGGTTCCCTCATTGGCTCCAAGGAATGCAAAGGAAAGTGATCAGAAAGCAGAATGGCAAGTTCAACTCAATCAACTTCAGGTTGACAGCGGGGCTCTGAATTTGATTCATCGGCGAAAGAACAGAGAAGAGATTAAAAAACTGCTGCGAATCCCTGTGCTGGAGGTGAACGATTTTAGTTGGCCAATGGCTGGAGAAAGTCGAACAAGACTCAAATTGACGACTCTTGAGCAGGAAGAGTTTTCATTGGATGGTATTGCAAGCTGGGGTGAGCAAACTTGGAGAGGTGCACTCAAGGCGAATCTAAAATTACTGCCTTGGAAAACTTACTTTCGTGATCAATTGCCTTGGCAACTCAACTCTGGTCGCATGAACAGCGCTATGCAATTGCAACTCAATTGGAGCCCTTTCAAGTTGAGAGTGGACGGAGGTAAGCTTCATTTTTGGGATCTGGACCTTGTTGAAGCACAGGAAGCCTTACCAGACCTCAAATTCGCAGAGCTTTCTGTGAGTGGAGCAGTTGTCGAGTGGCCGAGGCAATGGTTTGAGTTCGAGTCTCTGAATCTCCATCAATTATCTCTCAAACAAGCAAACTCTTCTCTTCCTGATCTGACCTTGGGGGGATTGGCCAGTGGAGGTCTGTCTTTAGCAGTTGAGGACCAGCGTCTCAATCTGGGAGCACTTCAATTTCAAAATTTGAAAATTCCTGGGGATTCCTTGAAATCACCAAGTCTGGATCTGAAACAGTTGACAGCTCTGGGACTAGATTTGTCATGGGGCAAGCGCCAGGCGAAGTTGGCAAAACTGGATCTACAGCAGTTCCAGGTGACTCCTACAGATGCGATACAACCAGAACTCTGGCTAACTAAAGTAGTGGCTGTGGAATGGGATCTGGATTGGTTCAAAAAGGAACTTCTTCTTGAAAGTGTTGCAGTAGATAAAGGCTTGATTGAACTCGCCTTGTTACCTGATGGTCGATTCAATTGGGAACGATGGCTACCAACTTCAACCAAACAAGATGGAAGAACTGAATCTAGTGATGATACTCCATGGAAAGTGGAACTTGCCAAACTAGAGGCAACCCTAGATCGCTTGAGTTGGCAAGATCTAGAGACTCCAACGCCACCGTTGGTGATTACCAACGGATCCCTGCAGGTCAAAAACCTGAATACTGATCGGCAGTGGATCGAGAATTTTACTCTACAGGGAAAGCTAGATGAGACTGGACAGGGGTCTGTTACCGGTTCCATTCGCTTTGACAAAGATCTGAGTCTCGATGTTGATCTAGTAGATTTTGATCTACTAACCTGGCAACCCTACTGGATTGAATATGCGCCACTGAAAGCTGATCAGGCTCTCGGCACCCTTCAGGGGCGATTTTACTACAAATTTGATCTTGTAGGTGAGTGGCTACGTTTTGACGGTCTTGCTCGTATTCGAGATGCAAGGTTGATTGATAAGGGAACTGGTCAAATCATGGGTCAGTGGGATGTGCTTGAAACCGAGAATGGACTGCTAGAGTTTGATCCTTTTGTCTTGGATCTAGGATCGATGTTATTGGCAGATTTTGAATTGCCAATCCGTAGGCAAACTGATGGGGGGTTGGAATGGATGACACTTTTTGAGAGTGAGGAGGATGAGGAAGATTCTAATCTGGAACCAGGCCCTGTTTTCCTGAAAAAACTATCTCTCGAGAGAGGAAATCTGAGCTGGGATGATGCAAGTAATGCCAAGCCGGTACTAATCACGCTGCAAAACCTCAAAGGCGATATTCAAAACATTCTTGGCTTAAATGTTCCTTTGGAACTGGATTTAAAAGGGCGTTGGGAAGGAGTCGCTCCACTTGAAGCGAAACTTGCTCTTGATTGGCACCGGGATTCCTGGGGTATCAATGGCAAGCTGTATTCACAAGATTTCGATCTTCTTTGGGTTAATCCATATGCAGAGCGCTATCTCGGCTATCGTTTTGACCGAGGAAGTGTGGAATTATCTGTTGATTACAAAACGGCTGGAGAAGAAATTGATGTTGAGAACAATCTCCTCATTCAAAGACTAGTGCTAGGCCCTGAAACTCCTGGGCCAGACACACTGGACCTCCCAGTGGAGTTAGCAGTCGGGTTACTTCGAGACCCACAAGGTACCATCGATCTTTCCGTACCAGTTAGCGGAAACCTCGAAGATCCAGAGTTCGGGCTCTGGGGCACTACACTGACTGTTTTTGTTACTCTGGTCAGTAAGGCAGTTACCGCCCCATTCACGCTAATTGCCGATGCTGTTTTTGATGGGGATTTGGACGAGAACACCCAGATCATCCGTTTCCAACCAGGAAGTCTGGAGATCCCAGCTGCAGAAAAAACAAAACTGGATCAATTGAGAGAGGTGTTGAAGGAACGACCCCAACTGAAAATGGAATTGGTGACGCTCTTACGTCGTGACACAGAGATCGCTGCCTTACGAGAGCAGGAACTGGATCGACAAATTCGCCGTGAGAAAATTGCAGAGCTAATTCGTTTGAATGTCGAAGATTCGATCTCAGTAAATATGATTCTTACTTCAGATGAGCAGCAAAACTACTTGAACCAAATGTTTCAACGAATCTACGGTAGCCCTAAGGGTCTCAGTGAAGAAGAGGTTCGGTTGAAGCTACTGGATAAGATTCCTATCGAGGATCTGGACTTGGAAGAGCTAGCAGAACAGCGGGCTTACAACATTCGTAATCTGTTGCTTGAGGAAGGATTGCTGGCAGCTGGGCAGATCAAGTTGAACCCAGTTTTTGAAACAACCACATCACACTTTCAATCCAGTAGAGTGGAGTTGAGATTCTCCCGTTGAAAACAAAATTACTGTGATGAGCTTTCCGGGTAGAGGCGTTGAGTATATTGCTGCAGTTGATTAGCACTGTTGGGAATGGGCTGATCCCATAGACGAAGTACTCTGCGGGCGAGACGGATCATATCCTGGCCAGCGTTGCTGGTAGATGCAAAAGACATCAAAGACTTACCCTGCCTCAGTGAATTGAGCACAGCAAGATCTTCCGGGATATAGCCAATAAATTCTACAGTCAAATCCAGCTGGTGCCTGAGGTATTTTTCCAACTCGGGAATGATGGTAAGATCATCTGGTCCCAATCCACGGTTGAAGACCAATCGAGGTCTGAATTGATGCCAACTGCTCAAAACTTTTTCTGCAATCTCGGGATCCAAGGAACTCAGCAAGGTTTGTAGCAAACTAGGTTGGTTGCTTTTTAATTCTAGTGGAGAGGTATAAAGAGTCTGTAGCTTGCGGTGGATTGAACGATCTTGTGGTAGGGCATGTTCAATCACCCGGAAAGCCAGATTCTTCAGGAAGTTCATCAAGTTTTGAAGCGAAGTGATTTCTGGAGTGGTGACCAGCAAGCCCTTGTGTGCAATTCGAAAGAAATCCAAAGTACTAAACGAACTGCCTGCTCCTAGATCCAGAATTACATATTCTGCAGGGAGTGCTCGGATCTGTTGCACCAACCGTCGCTGCTGAGCCACGTTCAATTGAGCAAGGAAGGGATTCCCTTCATCTCCAGCTAGCAAATGGAGATTTCGGTGCGGAGTACGAGCCAGATATGATTCTAGTGGGGCTTGGTCCGTTGAGCGTAAGAAACGCGCCAGGCCAGGGGGCGTGCCTCCGCTAAGTCCGAGGCAACTGTGAAGATTAGCTGCGCCAAGATCCAAGTCAATTCCGATTGTCTTGTGACCCAGTCTTGCCAGCACAATAGCTAGGTTTGCAGCAATCAGGCTTTTGCCCACACCTCCCTTGCCCCCCGCAATCGGAATAATTGTGGCGGTTTTCTGATTGGCTGGAGTTGCGTTCATATGACCTGTTTGATAGATGGTTTCTCAGAAATCAACTTTATATCATTGCAGCAATCAGCAACTTTTTCCAGAGAACAGGGATTGTGAAATTAATCATCCCAATTGCTAGTGGCAAAGGTGGGGTCGGCAAGAGTGCAATCACAGCAAATCTCGGTTTTTCCCTTGCAAAATTGGGTCATCAAGTAATCGTTGCTGATTTTGATTTTGGTGGAGCTAACCTTCATAACTATTTGGGGCTGAAAAATAACAATCCAGGGTTGGGGGAATTTTTACAAGATCGTTCCAACCAATTGACAAACCTGCTGGTACCAACCTTTCATCCAAATTTGCAGTTTCTTCCTGGAGAGGGGGCTACTCCCTTTATGGCCGATCTGAATGTAATGGCTCGGCGCCGATTTCTTGTAGAACTATATCAACTTCCCGCTGAAATCATCCTTTTGGATTTAAGCGCTGGCTATAACCCGTTGACCCTAGATTTTTTCAATGCTTCTCAAACCGGACTACTGATCACAAGACCAGAATTCCATCTGTGATGAATCTACTGGAATTTCTCAGGCAGTCTATTTATCGCCGGTTACTGCATTACCTTTCCAAAGATCGTGATTTGCTCAATCAGATAGGTAAATTTCTGTTCCAACCAATCAATTCTGTACCTGTAGTCACGATGAGGGAAGTCCTCCAGCTAATTTCAGCCCATCATCCTGAAATTGCAAAAACACTTCACCAAGATGGGGAAGCACGTCAAGTTCGTATAGTTTTCAACCAAGTTCAGCAGCAAGAGGATCTGGGGTTTTGGGTGCAAGTACAGGCGTTGGCCAGGAATCAACTTTCCTGTCCATTGGAAAGTTGGGCACAGTGTCCAACAGATCCTTCAGTATCCGCAGCACTTAAGGCTCAAACTCCTGTGATTCAGCAAGGTGTTTCTACACAATTGCTATGTTCTCTCCAACATCTTGCGAAAAGAATTCAGAGCAATTGGTTGGGCAATGCCTCCAAAATCAGTATCTCAACCAACCGTCAAGATCATTGAAATGCCCTCATTCTGAACTCTCAACTAGCACTAAACTATTGCAAAAAACTATCATTATTAGCAAAAAAACAGGTCGACTTGGTAACCGCCTTCAACTTTATGCACACTGGCTTGCTTTTGCGCTAGAGAAAGACTTGAGACTACTGAATCCAGCTTTCGCCGAATATTCGTTGTTTTTTCAAGGAACTGCTGATCAGAGATGGGGGAAATTTCCCAAAGATCAAGATACTGTTTCTCCCTCTGAAACTTCAAGAGAGTGGATTTATTGGTCAAACCGCGCAGCTTATAAATTAGCCAAGCCCTTAGCGATCTCAAAGAATGCAGGGATAAGAGTGGCAAAAGCACAAAGTTCTAAGCTTATTCAAACTGATTCACTTTGGAATGACTTTATTCAAGAATCTTGGAATATCTTGTTCACGCAGGGACTTCATTTCTATTCACCAGGAGAATGGTTCGTACGGCATGGCGATACGATCCGCAGCTTTTTGGCACCGTTGAATTGTTATCAGGAAAAAGCGACACAGTTTGTTACACAAATAAAATTACACACAGATCTTCTTGTTGGAGTTCACCTGAGACAGACTGATTACCAAGAATTCGTGGGCGGTCGTTTCTTTTATTCTCTGAACCAATACTTGATGAAAATGCTGGAAATAAGGAAACTTTACCATCCCAGAAGTTGTACTTTCTTGATTTGCTCTGATGTGTCGTGGCAAGGAAGCCTAAAGCAAGACCTACAATGTTTTTCAGGTCCA is a window from the SAR324 cluster bacterium genome containing:
- a CDS encoding P-loop NTPase, with translation MKLIIPIASGKGGVGKSAITANLGFSLAKLGHQVIVADFDFGGANLHNYLGLKNNNPGLGEFLQDRSNQLTNLLVPTFHPNLQFLPGEGATPFMADLNVMARRRFLVELYQLPAEIILLDLSAGYNPLTLDFFNASQTGLLITRPEFHL
- a CDS encoding alpha-1,2-fucosyltransferase — encoded protein: MQKTIIISKKTGRLGNRLQLYAHWLAFALEKDLRLLNPAFAEYSLFFQGTADQRWGKFPKDQDTVSPSETSREWIYWSNRAAYKLAKPLAISKNAGIRVAKAQSSKLIQTDSLWNDFIQESWNILFTQGLHFYSPGEWFVRHGDTIRSFLAPLNCYQEKATQFVTQIKLHTDLLVGVHLRQTDYQEFVGGRFFYSLNQYLMKMLEIRKLYHPRSCTFLICSDVSWQGSLKQDLQCFSGPGTVIGDLIALSKCDLILGPPSTFSGWAAWYGKVPIHFLENPTISLALDSFEILPYPHGAFREEYASLG
- a CDS encoding DUF748 domain-containing protein → MQRILWVVFILNLLGLAGLTVLYFGGPGWLQEQLPKALEKQLGRPVQLTQVRVEPLSLKLTLQGLEIREADNSETFVSLEEIGIDLSWNSFWQWAFVVEEVELISPYLNVSHLGEQRLNFSDLIEQIAAPETDRTSSVQEEAKFPFEIRTIAVRQGKLRFQDVPHVQTYNISGLNFRLPAISSFHLQPAQASGPATLVAQLGETSLRVVAQEFTIAPSETVRLDVQLKNLYLPDFQQYLPKEWTLQLQDGLVDADLKLGFQVDPFEKFALSGTLQIQRLSIQNSLPGEASKGLLEISHLQVPIPKIQVFPSLQVALGQVELREFEAWLTRTENGAFFWEQILQTKSGNAVEESPSAEQLSVELGGLRISKGKLHFIDEKSQPAKVQEWQLDQFSVGELTMPVSSRKTPLSLNLARIGGPTLSFGGFFNPGTLLSQGQLNLREFELAELTPFLEGVIPVEVKGSLDLKTDFEWDPASQFPRLKKTSLQLEDFQLDLGQETWLQLASLDLNSDELNLPAKQVSISSLSLKQPQFLLYLDDDWTTNWNQLVPSLAPRNAKESDQKAEWQVQLNQLQVDSGALNLIHRRKNREEIKKLLRIPVLEVNDFSWPMAGESRTRLKLTTLEQEEFSLDGIASWGEQTWRGALKANLKLLPWKTYFRDQLPWQLNSGRMNSAMQLQLNWSPFKLRVDGGKLHFWDLDLVEAQEALPDLKFAELSVSGAVVEWPRQWFEFESLNLHQLSLKQANSSLPDLTLGGLASGGLSLAVEDQRLNLGALQFQNLKIPGDSLKSPSLDLKQLTALGLDLSWGKRQAKLAKLDLQQFQVTPTDAIQPELWLTKVVAVEWDLDWFKKELLLESVAVDKGLIELALLPDGRFNWERWLPTSTKQDGRTESSDDTPWKVELAKLEATLDRLSWQDLETPTPPLVITNGSLQVKNLNTDRQWIENFTLQGKLDETGQGSVTGSIRFDKDLSLDVDLVDFDLLTWQPYWIEYAPLKADQALGTLQGRFYYKFDLVGEWLRFDGLARIRDARLIDKGTGQIMGQWDVLETENGLLEFDPFVLDLGSMLLADFELPIRRQTDGGLEWMTLFESEEDEEDSNLEPGPVFLKKLSLERGNLSWDDASNAKPVLITLQNLKGDIQNILGLNVPLELDLKGRWEGVAPLEAKLALDWHRDSWGINGKLYSQDFDLLWVNPYAERYLGYRFDRGSVELSVDYKTAGEEIDVENNLLIQRLVLGPETPGPDTLDLPVELAVGLLRDPQGTIDLSVPVSGNLEDPEFGLWGTTLTVFVTLVSKAVTAPFTLIADAVFDGDLDENTQIIRFQPGSLEIPAAEKTKLDQLREVLKERPQLKMELVTLLRRDTEIAALREQELDRQIRREKIAELIRLNVEDSISVNMILTSDEQQNYLNQMFQRIYGSPKGLSEEEVRLKLLDKIPIEDLDLEELAEQRAYNIRNLLLEEGLLAAGQIKLNPVFETTTSHFQSSRVELRFSR
- a CDS encoding M48 family metalloprotease, which produces MFLPFLPLILASLGLSLLVLPMLPEEAVIPLGPVETLILLLISSLLLGQWQSQSNRIWIQALPRWAVAGLWAGLSWATRLPIGLATYWESMRMDQATVVFLLVLVYWITDSLAAHPCRTDGQKWLKTIQTLRLQLPLILITGLHLGLTLLLDKTTLDEAVSNQVLVELGLSLLILLGTAPWFVVLSWGIQPVPSEVRDEITTELKANRTSVQGVFCWPGHITQTATAGVIGILPWARFLLVSPQLLAHLNSQELRAVVAHEAGHLRRWHLFFYALAFLGFVELLFLILVGVEFTQWITGFTPPDWLQGFLLLGLLALFLRGGIGFLSRNFERQADCNAFMRCGWEPFATALTKVGYLNRIALHQDNWHHYGIQQRLEFLKLCEEQPERVAKHNQRVRTIQGSCLLLFGLLLSASVYSTSQHAEESLIFWRLENIVSETTPADVGLFIQAANTFYEKSEFERAEELYRQALVWEPENPRALNNLAWLLTQHFAEQPLKVQESVALAERAAALQPAAYILDTLAESYALQGRWREAADTAKTALERAESDIRNVDHMGLRYYQDRMEHFQHTHL
- a CDS encoding P-loop NTPase; translation: MNATPANQKTATIIPIAGGKGGVGKSLIAANLAIVLARLGHKTIGIDLDLGAANLHSCLGLSGGTPPGLARFLRSTDQAPLESYLARTPHRNLHLLAGDEGNPFLAQLNVAQQRRLVQQIRALPAEYVILDLGAGSSFSTLDFFRIAHKGLLVTTPEITSLQNLMNFLKNLAFRVIEHALPQDRSIHRKLQTLYTSPLELKSNQPSLLQTLLSSLDPEIAEKVLSSWHQFRPRLVFNRGLGPDDLTIIPELEKYLRHQLDLTVEFIGYIPEDLAVLNSLRQGKSLMSFASTSNAGQDMIRLARRVLRLWDQPIPNSANQLQQYTQRLYPESSSQ